The genome window ATAAGTACCCACACCATAGCCCAGTACAGCTAACAGGACACCAACAGGCGCAAGCGAAGGGTGAAATGCTGATGCTACAACAGGTGCAGACGCTGCACCGCCCACATTAGCCTGCGAGCCCACTGCCATATAAAATAACGGTGCTTTAATTAGTTTAGCTACTACTAACATTATGCTTGCATGCACTAACATCCAAATGGCACCAACTAAAAATAACCCTGGGTTATTAAAAATAGCGGTTACATTCATATGCAAACCAATCGATGCAACTAAAATATACAAAAAGCTAGAGGCTACTTTTGAAGCGCCAAACGCTTCTATTTGTCTAACTTTAGTAAACGATAAGCCTATGCCAATCGTTGTTGATATAACGATTAGCCAAAAGAATTTACTGTTTAAGCTGTACTCTTTTGCCCACTCATAAGTAGTGCCAAAGTACGGACCTAAAAAGTCAGCACAAAAATGCGCTAAACCGGTTATACCAAATGCAATTGCAAGCAGCGTCATGTAATCGTTAAGAGTAGGAATACGTGCGTGTTCAGCATGATAGGCTTCAACACGTTTTTTTAAATCTTCAATTGCGCTTGTATCAGCACCCGTAGCTGCATCAATCTTTTTATGGTTTGCTGCCATTAACAATAAAACAGCCATCCAAATATTCGCGACTATTACATCTACTGTAATCATTACAGAAAATATATCACCACCCACTTCAAACATCTCTTTCATTGATGCTTGGTTAGCACCACCGCCAATCCAGCTACCCGCAACGGTTGTCATACCGCGCCATACTGCATCGGGCCCATGACCACCAACAATACTTGGGTCAAATGCACTCACGACTAAAATAGCTAATGGCCCACCAATAACAATGCCCAATGTACCCACTAAAAACATAATGAGCGCTTTAGGGCCTAAGTTAATAATAGCTTTTAAATCAATACTAATGGTAAGCAGTATTAAACAAGCAGGCAGTAAGTAGCGCGAAGCCACATAATAAACATTGGATTTATTACCATCTACAATACCAAAGGTATTTAATAACGAAGGTAAAAAGTAACACAGTAGTAAAGCAGGTACGTATTTATAAAATCGTTTTAAAGCTGGACGCTCACTATTTGAGGTTTTAAAAATAAACCCCAAAATAATAGCAAGCAAACCAAGCACAACGGCATCATTTGTAATTAATGCGCTTTGAGTTTCAACCATAATTATTCCTATTCTTAATGGTGCGTTTTA of Pseudoalteromonas arctica A 37-1-2 contains these proteins:
- a CDS encoding DUF819 family protein — encoded protein: MVETQSALITNDAVVLGLLAIILGFIFKTSNSERPALKRFYKYVPALLLCYFLPSLLNTFGIVDGNKSNVYYVASRYLLPACLILLTISIDLKAIINLGPKALIMFLVGTLGIVIGGPLAILVVSAFDPSIVGGHGPDAVWRGMTTVAGSWIGGGANQASMKEMFEVGGDIFSVMITVDVIVANIWMAVLLLMAANHKKIDAATGADTSAIEDLKKRVEAYHAEHARIPTLNDYMTLLAIAFGITGLAHFCADFLGPYFGTTYEWAKEYSLNSKFFWLIVISTTIGIGLSFTKVRQIEAFGASKVASSFLYILVASIGLHMNVTAIFNNPGLFLVGAIWMLVHASIMLVVAKLIKAPLFYMAVGSQANVGGAASAPVVASAFHPSLAPVGVLLAVLGYGVGTYMAYICGLMMQAVAP